The Phragmites australis chromosome 13, lpPhrAust1.1, whole genome shotgun sequence DNA window ATATTTAAAACTCGATCAATCTAAAAGAAACTAGATgatattataaataaaaaaacatttaatTTTAAGTTGAAGAGTATTTAAACTTCGGCGGTAAGTATGTATGTGTACTTCTCCAACCAACTAAGCCAGACTATATGGGTGATATTTacaaatagaaataaatattatgAAATGAAGTGAACAGATATTTATAACGGCAGTGATCGCAGGTTGTGGAAGTTCAGAAGAAAAGGCCACCTCCAACGGAGGAGGTATCGGCCGGCTGCATCCATGTGACAGTGCTTTTTGCCGATCATCTGCTAGCACGAGTGCTCCAACAGTGTCGGCATCTGTTGCTACAGTATGTGTATAGGGATATGGAGGGCAGCAGCCGGCTTTAAATTTGCGGATGCCGATCATCTGTTCGCACGAGTGCTCCAACAGCGTCGGCATCTGTTGCTACAGTATGTGTATAGGGATATGATGGCAGCAGCCGGCTTTAAATTTGCGGATGGAAATCAGGAGCCGCATCATTGTTTATAAGTATGTCTGTTGATCCGAGGGAAGGAGGTGAATAACAAAGGTAGGAAATAatgtagctgttggagatgaaaaaataaaagatgctgtaatagtgttaggaatactgtaatagtattatagaggataaaattttaaagtatctaCTAAAGATGACCTGAGACGCTGAATTAGTTGTCCATATGCTATTAGTCTGATAGATACATATAACTTTACGAAGAAGCGTGTTTGATTATTCGTATTTATTGTTTCAATCTAATCTGGTAGATGTAAACTTCTGCATTCGCTTATACATACAGATTCACTTGTCAGTATTATAAAATCATACTCTACGAGTAACCgatcacaatctcaacttttACATTCGCTTATATAACCTCATATTCAATCAACTaaatagaaatttaattcaaactattcaaacaaatatatctaactaaatattttttaataaatataactctgtccagtatttttttttatttttttagtctaCATATATGGTAAATACATGCCAGTGTATGCGGCCATCAATAATTCCCTAATCTTCTATGATGAGTTTGCTCCTTGGGGACGAACAAAATTTCAAGTCGGAAAACTACCTTTTCTTTAAGAAAAACACAAAATGGTGGCTGCTCCTCGCATTGAGGGCAACCTCTTGTTGGATGCCGACTCCTTTGCACAGGAATCACTCCGAGCATGCATTTCCCACCCAAAAATAGGAGCGAGGGTTGGAAGCGAAAGATCAAGACAGCAACTGGGCCAAGAAattactcttttttcttttctcatcaCCGTATCATGCTCATGCCCAGGCTCCTAGATTGGTGGTGGCTCAACTTTTTTTTCTGGGGAGATTGGTTCGGGGCCGCCAAGAATCCAAggtttttctctctttccctAGAAATTTCTTTCCCGATGGATGAAGGAGTTGTAAATCTGATTTACTTTGTGGAATTTATTCTGATCGGTTATCATCACGATCCTCTCTTTCTTGCCTTTGTGGCGGATGTGTCGCGGGACATGTAGCAGAGGCATCCAGATCCAGCAACGAGGAGCAATCTTGTGTGCGAGCACTGTATTACATTGTCAGATTCGGGCCAACATTTTGGTCTAAAAATCGACATCGAGGTGAGGAGAATCAAGGAAGGAATTAATCCATCTTTGGTCATCCTTGAGGTTCTGTAGTGATCCCAATCGAGGGAGGGAGCAATGGCCACTTAATTTGGTTATCACTATAGCTAAGCGAGCAAGCAAATTTGATCATAGGATGAGGTGGCCGGGGTGCAGATTCAGATGGCTCCTCAGCGCATGCCTCATttctctgctcctcctcacGCCAACATACTGCAAAGGGCTGCAGCTCGTTGGCGCAATCAGGAGTAGCTTGTTGTGGCCACCATCTACCCCTCCATCTCTTGCAATCCCGGGACAAGATGAATCGGTAAGGACCAAGTTAATTATGCTTGCATTCATATAGtacttgtatgccaagttctGCAGTTGGTAAGTTGTTTCCCTTAGGTAATTGTAGAGGGTTGAAGAAAAGTAAATTAAGTAACACCAGTAAGATGTTCATGGACACAAGTATTGTCCAGTCTAAATGCAATTACTAATTCTCAGTTAATTTGTCAGTAAGAGTAGACACTTTATACCCTCTTTTAAGTAGATTAAGATTACTAATAGTTCCCCCAAGGAGTACTGAAGCAAGAACCCTtttcttattatttttcttcttttagtGGGCAGAAGAGTCTGTAACATTTGCCTATATGACTATTCATGACATGCGGAAGTTAAAATTCAATATCCACATTTTTACTAACTGCTATTTCTCATACATTGCGTTACACGCAGGTGGAACAATTATGGTTCAGTTGTGCTCTAGACTTGAGAATTCCTCAAGGTTTTAAAAATAAGTCCCATAGAACAAATAATAAGAAGTCCTCTCATCAAAAGATCAGTATTGAGGAAGTAATCACCAATACCTTGTCGCCTGCAGAAGTTGCCAACAATTTTCTGGACTGCTTAAACAAGCATAATTTCCCTTTCCCACGTGCTGTCTCTGAACATGGActgcagcaggaggaggaaacCAGAAGCTTATTTCCCAACTCGAACAGCATCAACCCGCCTTTTGCAATGAAAAGAAGATTTCTACTTGAAGGAGCTTCAGCAGCCGTTGCTCCACCCCTTGGACCAGCACATTATTCTTTCTCACCTCCAGCAAAACAAGCAATAAGAAGTGTGTTGTCTTCTGAATCAGAGGCTCGTCCACTAGTCTCTAGTATGAAAAAGGCTGCTAAACCAGTGCCGAAAGACAAGAGCAAGGACAGCAGTTCAGCCACTATTGTCGCTGGTTTGTCAGTGTCTTGTATAGCATTGGTGGCTCTTATCTGTCTGTGCTGTTGCGCTTGTCGCGGAAACCATAGTTCAGCTTCATCTTATGATCTAAGGGATGATAAACCACTGCtgagtttgaatttgagtgaCTTATCAGGTGCTACAAAACTATTTACACAGCTGCTTTTGTTTTTTTCAATTCGTTCAATTTGTCTCTTGCATTGGTGCTTTGGTGTTGGTGCTTCACacacaaaaagagagagaaagaaatgctTATTTGCAGCAGCTATATATGTCTATTCATGCCTTGTTCCTACATTCAGCAGGTTCATCGCGTAAATCGTGCTCTACCCCGATTGATGTCAACAAGTTGGGGGCTTTGTCACTCAGTTCATCAGAGAGCCAACATAAGGAATCTTCACTACCTATGAAGGTAGGAGGAGAAGCATTGTCAATGAAGTCGGAGTTCGAGCGACACAGCAATGTGCAGGCGATGAAGCTAAGCTCTCACGAAATAACCACCATTGGTGGACGTCCGGTGACCTCTGCTAACTCTCTGGCTGCGAAAGCTGCTGCTGCAGTTCCTTCTGCTAATGCTAGTGAAAGCGCTCGTGCACCTGCAGCTGGTTCagcaccaccgccacctccagctcctcctcaCCCGAAGGCCCCTTGTGCACCACCTGCTGCACCAGCACCTCCTCCTCTAAAGAAGCCTGCTGCTGGTTCCAGCAATCTGCGTCCACCAGgaccaccaccgcctcctgcTTCCAGGGCTGCAGCCGGACCTggacctccacctccaccaccaacaaGAGCTGGAGCTGGACCTCCACCACCAGCAATGCCTGGTCCTCCAAAAGCGCGTGGGCCACCGCCGTTTAAGAAACCAGGAAATGTAGCAGGTCATCATGCGGCGGACTCTAATAAAACAAAGCTCAAGCCCTTCTTCTGGGATAAAGTTACTGCAAATCCAGAGCAAACAATGGTGTGGGATCAAATTAAAGCGGGATCCTTCCAGTAAGCTTGCCGACCACCCCTAAACCTAGATAGCTGTAACATGATTGTTGTTGTATTTGTACTGTGCATTTTTCTCTACTTGTTGCTTGCTATTATGATCAGGATTGGGAACATCAGGTGAGACAGTGATATTGACTCTTCGATTACCTATTTATTGATAGGTTTAACGAGGAGATGATTGAGAGTCTTTTTGGTTGTCACTCTACTGACAAGAAAAGTGCTGATGGCAAAAAAGATTTAACAGCAAAGGATGCCACTCAGTTTGTTAGGATACTCGAACCTAAAAAAGCACAGAACTTAGCGATATCACTGAAGGCGTTGAGCGTTTCAGCAGAAGAAGTACGTAATGCAGTCATGGAAGGTAAAAGCAACCAACACACTGATGCGCTTTTAGTTGGATGTTAGCCCAACTTGTTcgtttgcttgtgttcttgtcTAAAACATCTCAGTTTGATGTATGGGCTAACTAGCTGTTCATCCAACCAGACTGAGCAGAGGAACAGTAAGTAGAAAGAATCTTTCTTTTGAGTTAAGCAGCACCACAGGGTAGGATTGATTCTTTTCTTATGTTCAAAGTTAATCAAATTAGGAGTCAGTAGTCCATTCTATTGGGCAGAAATGATTTGGATTTTGTTGTTTTCAATGTCATTCCTAACTGAGGATCAGGTGGAACAAAAGCTAGGGTAGTCCTGatgattcattttttttctcgaatacgtaAGAGAGCTGCGTAtcattttattaaaaaagaaagagtAACAAGTACAACACCAAACCCACCCCTTACAAACTTAAATAAAGAACACACACGCCACTGACTCAAATAAAGAACTACCCGACCCAGAAAACAGCATCACCTAGGTAGCCCCCGAGACTAACCCTTAGAGCTCCTTAGCCCCGGCTACACACCACAAAGTGCCCTCTGCTTCCATTGCCCGCACAACTTTATTTGCATCAGGAGAGGTAGCATTGAAAACGCAATCATTTCGATGTTCCAAAGTTACCAAGCAACTAGAATGATCAAGGAGTTAAGCCCTTTCCTTTGCTGCTTGTCTACCCGCCTGATTGATTGACTCCACCAGGCTGAAAAACCATCAACATCAGGAGGTGACGCTAGCATTTCGAGACCAACCCGCTGGAAGACAAAGAACCAAACTTGCCATGAAACCACACAGGAGATAAGGAGGTGTTGCATTGTTTCATCAGATTGAACACAAAGAGGGCAGCAGGCAGGATGAGGAAGATCTCGTTTCACTAATCTGTCAGCTGTCCAACAACGAACTGATTCATTCTGCAATCTATGCCCTGTTATTATAGTTGACTGTGCTCATGCATTCCTTTTGGTCTACAGTTTCTGTCCATTTCTTGATTCCTAGCTACTATGTGCTCCTCCTACTCCATCTTTTCGGCCTCTATTTATGTACGTATATATATTCAACAAAATCTGTGTACCTATAATGGGTAACTGAATGCAGGGCATGAACTCCCCTCTGACTTGATACAAACCTTGATAAGGTGGATGCCAACTAGCGACGAGGAGCTAAGGCTTCGGCTGTACACCGGAGAGCTCACTCAACTTGGTCCTGCGGAGCAATTCTTGAGGACCATCATTGACATCCCTTACATCTTCCAGCGCCTGGATGCGTTGCTTTTCATGTCCAGTTTGCCGGAAGAAGCTGCAAACGCGGAGCAGTCATTTAAAACCTTGGAGGTATGGCTTCAGTAGCACCTTAGCTATTagctttccttttcctttctttatgAAAACAAGTAAGTATTAAGCTATTAACAATATTGTATAGAAGAGAAGATAAAAATGACCAAGTAATAGCAAAGAAATgatgaattgaattgaattgcTTGTCAAAAAGGTGGCCTGCCAGGAGCTTCGGAACAGCCGTCTTTTTAAGAAGCTGCTGGAGGCTGTACTGAAGACCGGCAACCGAATGAACGACGGCACCTTTCGAGGGGGCGCCCAGGCATTCAAACTGGATACCCTCCTCAAGCTCGCCGACGTCAAGGGGGTTGATGGCAAGACGACGCTGCTGCATTTCGTCGTCCAGGAGATCATTCGCTCGGAGGGTGTCCGCGCCGTGCGGGCTGCCAAAGAGCAGATGAACAGCAGCATCTCCAGCGTGAGCTCCGCCGATGATCTCACCGAGGATGTCAGCGATGACACGGAGCACTACAAGCAGCTTGGCCTCAACGTCGTCTCCAGCCTGGGAGACGACCTCCAGAACGTCCGGAAGGCGGCATGCCTCGACTCGGACGCGCTAACCATCTCGGTGGTGAGCCTGGGTCACAAGCTGGTGAAGGCCAACGAGTTCCTGAACACGGGCATGAAGAGCTTAGACGAGGACAGTGGGTTCCATCGCAAGCTGGGCCGGTTCATAGAGCAGTCTCAGGTGCAGGTCACCCACCTgctggaggaagagaagaagctGCGGTCACTGGTGCGTGCCACCGTGGATTACTTCCATGGGAGCACAGGGAAGGACGAGGGCCTGAGGCTGTTCGTGATCGTGCGTGACTTCCTCGCAATACTGGACAAGGTGTGCAAAGAAGTGAAAGAGGCTGCCTCCAAGGCAGCAGCTGCTGCCAACAAGAAACCTGCAGCTGCAGCAGGAACAAGGGGCAGGCAACCGTCTCAGTCGTCGCTGTCATTCCGCGATCCTCGACAGCATCTGGTGCCTGCGATTCAAGATCGGAGAGGGGCAGCGGCGCACAGCTCTAGTTCCTCTTCTGATTCTGATGACAGCGATAGCTAGATAGCCATCAATTGCAGCATCTCCTCCCAATTGCTTGCTTGTCTCCTACTGTATGTATACAGGGTAGAGTGAGCGCACCAGGAAGAATGTATTGTCGGATACATGTTGTTAGTATTCTTGTTGATCCTTGTCCGTGCCAAATGAAAGATAACACCACATCGATCGAGTACGTGATGGGATCCATGGAAGCATAGGTACAAGAGTTAAAATTAGCAGCTACCTAGCTAGCTAGTCATCACTCACAAGTTACAAGTGAAGAGATAGGAACATTATTACGGCCTGGTAGGTTAATCGAGTAGTGCATATTGTACACCCTAGATGTAAAATAGTTATTCTACACCTAGGCTTAACAGAGCCGGCCCAACTCCCCGTGTGCGCTCGTGCTCGTGTGCCACACCTCTGTAGAAAACAAGGGGTTTATGATGTCAGCTTGACATCAACGAGGAAttaaaagaaaaagtaaaaagGCAGGGATGACATGGCATGCCACGTCGGACAGGGAGCTGACCAGGCCGAGCCACGTAGGATGGGTAGGCTGACGTGGCTAGCCCATGTGGCACTGTTGACTAGGCAAGGGCTATTTAAATCTAGGGTGTTGATCTCCGGTCCGACGGCTGAGATCAACCCGAGGTGAAAAGGGTATGCAATTTCTAATCTCGGCCCTATACACATGATCGGACGGTGAAGGGCGATCCTACTTGGGATCCGGTGACTTGGGGTGACGGCGCTCTCGCTGGAGTTAGAGAAATCCTCGTCACGAGGCCTCGACTTTGACTGCGAGCAGTGGAGAAGCTTCTCGAGGCAATGGCGAACCCGTTTGAGGCATGTGTGTATGTTAGGGAATGACGTAGCGACTCGGCAACGACGAGGGAGCGCGACGATGACTAGAGCTCGGCGGCAACTCTCTCGAGCGATGTTGGAGCTTTGGAAACCTAGGGAAAAGAGTGCGGGGGTGGGTGGGGTGCTCAAGGAGGGGCAGGGCGGGGGGTTTTATAGCCCGGAGAGGCGGGTTTCAATTCGGGTTAGGGTTCGGGGCTGCTAGCGATTTTGCTAGGGTTTCCTTTTGTCACGCTTCAATTCCGATGTGTGATTACTCCTCCTTCCATTTCCTCGGGTGAGATTTCCATCTATGCGGACGCGGGAGGATTACCTTCCATTTTCGGGCGCCGATTGGAGCGAAATTGTCAGGCGCGATATAGAGAGAGGAgtgtcgaggatttgttccTGATAATGAATCCAGAAAATAATGGGGTTACCTTTGTGGATCAGAAATTGAACATGAAATGAGGTACatgcgatgtatacaggttcgggcctccggttggagtaatacgctacgtcatgtgtggatgattatgtatatgtattcacccGAGTACAGGCAAtaggagtagatcagatctaatctaacatAGGGCTAAAGTCACGAGTTTCTCCTGTGTCTAGGtcctgatgcttgcctcgagtagcCGAAAGAAAATAACCTCCCCTAGGGGATTTGGGTCTCcgtcttatataggggtgatgtactGCCTCCTATCCATCCGTtgtcgatagggagtccttcttGTCgcccaagtagataaatctttTACGGATATTAGTCTTCTCCagttgggtaagcaatcgagaccttagtatacaccttctagatTCTGGGAGTATCAGATACCGCATATTTGGTTTTGTAATATCCGCGTATatacctcatagttagatattcgatagtagccccctaactttACTCAGCAAGGAGGATTTCTGCAAGCGCCTactcgagtaccgccaagtccaagcttggtcga harbors:
- the LOC133888538 gene encoding formin-like protein 18 isoform X2 yields the protein MRWPGCRFRWLLSACLISLLLLTPTYCKGLQLVGAIRSSLLWPPSTPPSLAIPGQDESVEQLWFSCALDLRIPQGFKNKSHRTNNKKSSHQKISIEEVITNTLSPAEVANNFLDCLNKHNFPFPRAVSEHGLQQEEETRSLFPNSNSINPPFAMKRRFLLEGASAAVAPPLGPAHYSFSPPAKQAIRSVLSSESEARPLVSSMKKAAKPVPKDKSKDSSSATIVAGLSVSCIALVALICLCCCACRGNHSSASSYDLRDDKPLLSLNLSDLSGSSRKSCSTPIDVNKLGALSLSSSESQHKESSLPMKVGGEALSMKSEFERHSNVQAMKLSSHEITTIGGRPVTSANSLAAKAAAAVPSANASESARAPAAGSAPPPPPAPPHPKAPCAPPAAPAPPPLKKPAAGSSNLRPPGPPPPPASRAAAGPGPPPPPPTRAGAGPPPPAMPGPPKARGPPPFKKPGNVAGHHAADSNKTKLKPFFWDKVTANPEQTMVWDQIKAGSFQFNEEMIESLFGCHSTDKKSADGKKDLTAKDATQFVRILEPKKAQNLAISLKALSVSAEEVRNAVMEGHELPSDLIQTLIRWMPTSDEELRLRLYTGELTQLGPAEQFLRTIIDIPYIFQRLDALLFMSSLPEEAANAEQSFKTLEVACQELRNSRLFKKLLEAVLKTGNRMNDGTFRGGAQAFKLDTLLKLADVKGVDGKTTLLHFVVQEIIRSEGVRAVRAAKEQMNSSISSVSSADDLTEDVSDDTEHYKQLGLNVVSSLGDDLQNVRKAACLDSDALTISVVSLGHKLVKANEFLNTGMKSLDEDSGFHRKLGRFIEQSQVQVTHLLEEEKKLRSLVRATVDYFHGSTGKDEGLRLFVIVRDFLAILDKVCKEVKEAASKAAAAANKKPAAAAGTRGRQPSQSSLSFRDPRQHLVPAIQDRRGAAAHSSSSSSDSDDSDS
- the LOC133888538 gene encoding formin-like protein 18 isoform X1 — protein: MRWPGCRFRWLLSACLISLLLLTPTYCKGLQLVGAIRSSLLWPPSTPPSLAIPGQDESVEQLWFSCALDLRIPQGFKNKSHRTNNKKSSHQKISIEEVITNTLSPAEVANNFLDCLNKHNFPFPRAVSEHGLQQEEETRSLFPNSNSINPPFAMKRRFLLEGASAAVAPPLGPAHYSFSPPAKQAIRSVLSSESEARPLVSSMKKAAKPVPKDKSKDSSSATIVAGLSVSCIALVALICLCCCACRGNHSSASSYDLRDDKPLLSLNLSDLSAGSSRKSCSTPIDVNKLGALSLSSSESQHKESSLPMKVGGEALSMKSEFERHSNVQAMKLSSHEITTIGGRPVTSANSLAAKAAAAVPSANASESARAPAAGSAPPPPPAPPHPKAPCAPPAAPAPPPLKKPAAGSSNLRPPGPPPPPASRAAAGPGPPPPPPTRAGAGPPPPAMPGPPKARGPPPFKKPGNVAGHHAADSNKTKLKPFFWDKVTANPEQTMVWDQIKAGSFQFNEEMIESLFGCHSTDKKSADGKKDLTAKDATQFVRILEPKKAQNLAISLKALSVSAEEVRNAVMEGHELPSDLIQTLIRWMPTSDEELRLRLYTGELTQLGPAEQFLRTIIDIPYIFQRLDALLFMSSLPEEAANAEQSFKTLEVACQELRNSRLFKKLLEAVLKTGNRMNDGTFRGGAQAFKLDTLLKLADVKGVDGKTTLLHFVVQEIIRSEGVRAVRAAKEQMNSSISSVSSADDLTEDVSDDTEHYKQLGLNVVSSLGDDLQNVRKAACLDSDALTISVVSLGHKLVKANEFLNTGMKSLDEDSGFHRKLGRFIEQSQVQVTHLLEEEKKLRSLVRATVDYFHGSTGKDEGLRLFVIVRDFLAILDKVCKEVKEAASKAAAAANKKPAAAAGTRGRQPSQSSLSFRDPRQHLVPAIQDRRGAAAHSSSSSSDSDDSDS